The Jannaschia sp. GRR-S6-38 genomic interval GACTGGCGCGCGCGCATGGCGACCGCGATCGCCCGCGGGATCGAGGCCTGGGCCGTGGCCGATGCCGCCGAGGCCCTGCGCCTGCGCCGCTAGGCCCGCGCGACCCTCACGCCCATGTGATGCGGACGCCGCGTCATCGCTGCGCGGGGACCTGCCCGCAGGCCCCGGCGCGCTTTGACCCGGCCCGGGCCCGCGCGTATACGGGGCCCGAATGGCAGGGAATTCCGACATGGCAGTCAACGTGATGAAGGCGACCGGCGGCTGGGCGTGGCGCGCGCTGAACGGGCTTTTCATGTTCGTTCTGGCGACGGTCGGCGCGGTGTTCTCGGCGGTGACGCTTGGCATCATCGCGGCCGCGCTGACGGTGGGCGCGATCCTGTGGATGTATGGCCGCGACCTGCCCAACCACGAACAGCTTGCCTCCTACACGCCGCCCACGATCAGCCGGATCTATTCCGGCGAGGGTCGCCTGATGGACGAGTTCGCGCAGGAGCGGCGCCTCTTCGCCCCCGCTGACGAGATCCCGGATCTGGTCAAGCAGGCCTTCATCTCGGCGGAGGACAAGAACTTCTACCGCCACGCGGGCTACGACCCGATGGGCATGGTCGCCGCCGCCGTGACCGCGGCCCGCGGCGGGCGGCTGCGCGGCGCCTCGACGATCACGCAGCAGGTGATGAAGAACTTCCTTCTGTCCTCGGACCGCTCCGCCGAGCGCAAGGTGAAGGAGATCATCCTCGCCTCGCGCATCGAGGAGACGCTGTCGAAGGAGGACATTCTCGAGCTTTACATGAACGAGATCTTTCTCGGGCAGAACAGCTACGGCGTGGCCGCCGCCGCGCAGACCTATTTCAACAAGCCGCTGGCCGACCTGACGCTGGAGGAGGCCGCTTACCTGGCGATCCTGCCCAAGGCGCCCTCGGATTATCACCCCGTCCGCCAGGTCGAGCGCGCGATCGACCGGCGCAACTTCGTGCTGCGCGAGATGTGGGAGAACGGCTACATCACCCGCGCCGAGATGGAGCGCGCGCAGCTCGCGCCGCTTCTGACGGTGCAGTCGGGCCATTACCCGCCCTTCCGCGCGCAGCTGCCGCCGCGCGACTATTTCACCGACGAGATCCGCCGCCAGTTGACCCGCGATTTCGGCGAGGAGGAATTCTTCACGCAAGGCTTCACCGTCCGCGCCACCGTCGATGCCGAGATGCAATCCGTCGCCGCGCGCGCGCTGCGTGACGCGCTGGAGAGCTTCGACCGCAGCCGCGGTATCTGGCGCGGCACCGGCAAGACGCTCCCGGCCGAGACGCTGGCCGAGGAGGCCGCCTGGCGCGACGCGCTGAGCGGCGCCGACGTGGCCCGCGACATCGACCTCGGCGGACGCTGGCACCCCGCCGTGGTGCTCGACGTGGCCGAGCAGAGCCTGACCCTCGGGGTCGAGGACGTGGACGGCACCGTCGCGATCCCGCGCGACGACATTTCCTGGATGCGCGGCGACTTCTTCGAGAATTTCGAGCCCGGCGACGTGGTCCATACCCGCCGGACCGAGGGCGATGCGGGCTGGACCCTGCGCCAGGTGCCCGAAGTGCAGGGCGGCTTCATGGCGATGGACGTCAACACGGGCCGTGTGATCGCGATGCAGGGCGGCTTCAGCTACCAGCACTCGGTCTTCAACCGCGCCACCCAGGCGACGCGGCAGCCCGGATCCAGCTTCAAGCCCTTCGTCTACGCCGCAGCGCTCGACTCGGGCTATCAGCCCAACACCATCGTCGTGGATGCGCCCATCGAGATCGACCAGGGCAACGGCGAGATCTGGCGCCCGACCAACGCGTCGAACCGGTTCTACGGCCCCTCGCCGCTGCGCACCGGGATCGAGCGGTCGCGGAACCTGATGACCGTCCGCCTGGCGCAGGATGTCGGCATGGGCGTCGTGGGCAGCTACGCGGAGCGCTTCGGGGTCTATGACCGGATGGATCGGCTTCTGGCCAACTCGCTCGGCTCGCAGGAATCGACGCTCTACAAGATGGTCGCCGCCTACGCGATGTTCGCCAATGGCGGCGAGCGGGTGGAGCCGACGCTGGTCGACCGCATCCAGGACCGCTACGGCCGCACGGTCTACCAGCACGACAAGCGCGACTGCGCCGATTGCGAGCAGTTCGCCTCGCTGACCGACGGCTTCGGGCCGCGCATCGTGTCGAACCGCGAGCGGGTGATGGATCCGATCACGGCCTATCAGCTGACCTCGATGATGACCGGCGTGGTCGAGCGGGGCACCGCCTCGCGCACCGTCAACCTGCCGGTTCCGATCGCCGGCAAGACGGGCACGACGAACGACTCCAAGGACGTATGGTTCATCGGCTTCTCCAGCCAGATCGTCGCCGGCTGCTACATCGGCTACGACCGGCCCCGCAGCATGGGGTCCGGCGCATCGGGCGGCGGCATGTGCGGCCCGGTCTTCCAGGCCTTCATGGAGGAGGCGATCGAGAAATACGGCGGCGGTCCCTTCGAGGTGCCGGAGGGCGGGCATTTCGTGAAGATCGACCGCTACAGCGGCGCGGTCCTGCCCGAGAGCAGCACTGGCGAGCATGTCGTGGCCGAGTATTTCCGCGACGGCGAGGATCCGTTCTCGGGCCTGGGCAGCGGGCTGATCATCGATGGTGGCTTCGCCATGGCGGGCGATCTGCCGCTCTTCGGGCGCGGCGAGGGCGAGGAGGAGGGCGGCGGCAGCACGCAGGTCCAGACCTCGACGGGCCGCACCGTGGTCGTGCCGGAACGCGCCACCTTCGGGTCGCTCAGTTCGGGCGGGCTCTACTAGGGCGCGGCCCCCGCGCACCTTGTCGCCCGCCCGCGCAGGGGTTACCTCCGGCCCAAACCCGCGGAGGCATCATGCGCGCAGAAGTCCAGAACAACGTCGAGGCGATCGGCAAGTCGATCGCGCTGCTCAAGCGGCGCCTCGACTGGGAAACCGCGCCCCACCGGCTGGAAGAATTCAACGCGATGATCGAGGATCCCACGCTGTGGGACGATCCGGCGCGCGCGCAGAAGCTGATGCGCGACCGGCAAGGCCTGATGGACGCGATGGAGAGCATCACGACGCTGGAGCGCGACACCAGCGACAATGTCGAGATGATCGAGCTGGGCGAGGCCGAGGACGACACCGAGGTCGTCGCCGAGGCCGAGGCCGCCATCGCGCGCCTCGTCGACAAGGCCGCGGAGAAGGAGCTCGAGGCGCTGCTCGACGGCGAGGCGGACGGCAACGACACCTTCCTCGAGATCAACGCAGGCGCCGGCGGCACCGAGGCCTGCGACTGGGCCGAGATGCTGCAGCGCATGTATGTCCGCTGGGCCAACAAGCGCGGCTTCGACGTCGAGCTTCAGGCGCAGGAGATGGGCGGCGAGGCCGGGATCAAGTCGGCCTCCTACAAGATCAGCGGCAAGAACGCCTATGGCTGGCTCAAGTCGGAGTCGGGCGTGCACCGGCTGGTGCGCATCTCGCCCTTCGGCAAGGGCACGCGCGAGACGAGCTTCGCCTCGGTCTGGGTCTACCCGGTCGTCGACGACAATATCGATATCGACGTGGCCCCGAACGAGATCCGCATCGACACCTATCGCAGCTCGGGCGCGGGCGGCCAGCACGTGAACACCACCGACTCGGCGGTGCGCATCACGCATATCCCGACCGGCATCGTGGTCACCTCGTCCGAGAAGTCGCAGCACCAGAACCGCGATATCGCGATGAAGGCGCTGAAATCGCGCCTCTACCAGATGGAGCTGGACCGCCGGAACGCCGAGATCAACGCCGCGCACGAGGCCAAGGGCGATGCCGGCTGGGGCAACCAGATCCGCTCCTACGTGCTGCAGCCATACCAGATGGTGAAGGACCTGCGGACAGGCTACGAGACCTCGGACACGTCGGGCGTGCTGGACGGCGATCTCGACGCGATCATGGCGTCGGTCCTGGCCTCCAACGCCAGCGGCAAGAGCCGGGCGGATGCCGTGGCCGAGTGACGGCCCGGGCCGGACGATCTACGCCTGACACCCGTCACACCACGCGCAGTCCCTCGCGCTGCGGCAGGCGCATGATCCCCGCGATCAGCGCGGCGCCCGTGGCCGCGCCGTCCTCGGCGGCGATCTCCTCGCCCAGTTCGGCCGCTCCGGGATAGTCGAACCGGCTGAGCAACCCGGTCAGCGCCGCCTCGCCGGCCTCGGCATCGAAATTCTTCCGCGACAGCGTGACGGCCACGCCCAGATCGGCCAGCCGCGCCGCGTTGTCGGGCTGATCACCGCCCACCGGCACCACCAGTTGTGGCCGCCCCGATCGCAGCGCCTCGGCGCTGGTGCCCATGCCGCCATGGTGCAGGATCGCCGCCGCGCGCGGGAAGAGCGGCGCGTGCGGCGCGTAGGGCAGGGCCATGAGGTCGGGGCCGCCCGGTACCTCCGCCGCGCCATGCAGCAGCACCGCGCGCAGGCCCATGGCGCGCGCCATCGCCACCGCCTCCTGCCAGAAATCCGGTCCGTTCAGCCCCTGGGCGATGCTGCCCAGCGTCACCACCAGCGGCGCGGGCCCGGCATCGAGAAACGCCGCCAGCGCGTCGGGCAGATCGCCCACGGGCGGGGGCGGAAAGCCGGTCAGGCGCAGGTCCGGATGGGCGTCGGCGGGCAGGGGCGCGAAGCGCTCCGACCAGTGGCCGAGCCGCAGCGGCACATCGCCCGCATGGTCCAGAAGCGGCGTGCCGTCGAAGCGCGGCAGGCCCATCCCAGCGCGCACCCGGTTCAGCCCGCGCCGGTGGCGCAATGTCAGGACCCCGCGCCCGGCCGTCATCAGCGCGCGGTTCCAGGCCCGCGCCACGGCCCCTTGCGGCGCACGCACGGCCAGCCCGAAGCCGCGCGCCCGGGGCGGGTCCAGCGCCGAGAGAGTGAGCATGGGCTGCAGGGTCAGCGGGACATAGGGCTTGCCCGCCAGCTCGGCGGCCAGCGGCGCGTTCAGCGCGAAGGTCGTGCCCGTCACCGCCGCCGCATCGACGCAGAGCGGGCGCAGCGCCTCGACCATCTCGGGCAGCATCGGGATCGCCACCTTCGAGATCAGCGGCCCCGGATCGTGCAGGATCTGCGCCGCCACCTCGTCGCGGGTCACCCCAAGCGCGGCGCAGACCTCCGCTTGGCTGGGCCCGACGGGCGTCGCCAGGAGCCCCCAGCGCCGCGCCATGTCGCAATCCTCGGGCGAGAGCGCGAGCCGCGCTTCGACGCCCAGTACCTCCAGCGCGCGGGCGAGCGACAGCACCGGATAGAGATCGCCGAGCGAGCCGATCGTGGTCAGCACGACGGCCGCGCGCGTGCCGTCGGGGATGCGGCCCTCCAGCCCCGGAAGACGCGAAACCCCGCCCCTCGGAAGGGGCGGGGTCCGCATGTCGTCGCTCATGTCCGGATCAGGACTTGCTGGGCTCGGGCTTGGCCGGGGCCGACTGGCCGCTGGCGGAGGCGGCCTGCGCCTGCGCCTGCGGCGACCGGGGCTTGCCGGCCTGGCCCAGCGGGTCGTCCTGCCGCTGCACCGCGCCTTCGAAATGCGCGCCGCTCTCGATGGCGATGGTCTTGTGGATGATGTCGCCCTCGACCCGGGCGGTCGAAGTCAGGCGCACCTTCAGGCCGCGCACGCGGCCGACGACGCGGCCGTTGACGACGATGTCGTCGGCGATCACCTCGCCGCGGACGGTGGCGCCTTCGCCGACGGTCAGCAGATGGGCCTGGATGTTGCCCTCGACCTCACCCTCGATCTGGATGTCGCCGGAGGTCTTCAGATCGCCCTTCACGACCAGATCGGCCGAGAGCGAGGAGGGCGGGACCTTGGGCTTCATCGCCTGCGATCCGGCCCCGAGCTCGAGCCCGGCAGGCTTGGAGGGCGGCGCCGCCGGCGCGGTTCCGCCTTGCGGCGCGTTGGGCTTTTCGGCGTCGCCGCCGGGCTGGTTCAGCTTGGATTTAGAAAACATCCTGACCTGCGTTTATGAAGGTGACTGGGTTCAGGGCTTGCCCGCCGCGGCGGATCTCGTAGTGCAGATGCACGCCGGTCGAGCGTCCGGTGGTCCCCATACCACCGATGCGTTCCCCGCGCGAGACCCTTTGGCCGGTCCGCACGGATATGGAGTTAAGATGCGCATAGCGCGTCTCGAAACCCAGCGGATGCCGGATCTTCACCAGCTTGCCGTAGCCCGAGAGCCAGCCGGCATGGGTGACCACGCCTTCCGCCGTCGCGCGAATCTCCGATCCGCGCGGCCCGGCGAAATCCATCCCCGAATGCATCCGGCCCCAGCGCGGCCCGAAGCCCGAGGTGCGGCGATGCGGGCCCGGGACGGGATGCGCCAGCGGCAGGCTCTCGGCGGCGATGCGGTAGAGTTCGACCTCCTCCAGCCGGTTGAGCAGCCGGTTGGCGCGCTGCGTGTCCAGGTCCTCGCTCGCGGGCTCGCCGCGCGTCGACAGGACCAGCGGCTCCAGCGGGCCGCCCTGGCCGGAATAGCCGCGGCGCACCGTGTCGAGGATCGCATCGGGCGAGATGCCGGAGCGCTCGAAGACTTTCTCCAGCGGCTCCAGCGAAACCTGCACGGCTTCCTCGAGCCGCGCGAAGATGCGGTCGTTGCGGTCGGCGACCAGCTCGGCCATCGCCTCCATCCGGTCGATCTCGGCATCGGCGCCGCGGGCCACGACGACCGCCTCGTCGCGCTCCAGCGCCGTGGCGTCCAGCACCTCGGCCAGCGCCGAGGCGGTGGCCTGCGCGTCGGCGGCCAGCCGTTCGGCGCGGGCGGCGGCCTCGGGTGCGTTGTCCAGCCGGGCCAGGGCGGCCTCGGTCTCGGCGCGGGCGGCGTCGCGCTCGGCCACGGTGCGGCGCAGCGTGCGCTGGATGACCTCGATCCCGGTCTCGAGCTCGCGCACGCGCTGCTCGCTCTCCAGAAGCTCGCCCTGCATCTTCGAGACTTCCTCGAGCGCGGCATAGAAGCGCTCCAACGCCTGCTCGGCCTCGCGGGTGCGCGCGTCGCGCTCGTCCGAGAGCGCCTGCAGCCTGGTCTCGTAGGCCAGCTGCGCGCGCTCGGCCTGGTCGCGGGTCGAGCCCGAGGTGACGGCCCCGATCAGGAAGAAGGAGGTCACCACGACCATCCAGCCCAGCGCCAGCGCGCCGCCGCCCAGGATCGCGAACTGCGTCACGGGCCGCATTCGTACGAAGCGGGTTCCGTCGTCGGATTTCAGGAAGAGGCGTTGTTCGGGCAAATGGCGTTCGAGACGCGCGTTCAGTCTATCGGACAGGCGTTGCTTCACTCCCGTCTCCCCCGTCTGTGGCGCCGGGCCGCTGTTGCGGCGGCGGCGTGTTCCGTTCCCCTGGATCGGTTTTCCCGATGCGCATTTCGCGGTTTTCTATTCACGCTGTTGCATTGCCGCAACCACGGCACGGCGTCGCAGCCCTTCCGGCGCCCGAAGTGGCAGAAACCCGCCGGTTCGGCGCCGCGCCGTAACGCATCGGCGCGGTCAGCCCGTCTCGCTCAGCGGCCAGTAGAAATCGGGCGGCAGGCCGGCCTCGGCGCGCTTCTCCTCGTTGAAGGGCGGCTTGAGGGGGCCGTGGAAATAGCGCCGGACCAGATCGTGGAACACGTCCTTGGGATCGAGATCGTGGCGCCCGCACAAGAAGTGAAACCATTTCGAGCCGTAGGCGACATGGCTCACCTCCTCGGCATAGATCGTCTCCAGCGCGGCAACGGCGTCGTCGGCCCCGGCCTTGCGGAAGATCTCGATCATGCCCGGCGTCACGTCGAGCCCGCGCGCCTCCAGCACCATCGGCACCACGGCCAACCGGGCCAATAGGTCGCCCGCCGTCTCCTCGGCGGCGCGCCACATGCCGGCATGCGCGGCCAGCGCGCCGTAATGCGACCCGGCCGCCTCGAGGCATTCCGCCATCAGGCCCCAATGCTTCGATTCCTCGTCGGCGGCGCGCACCCAGTCGTCGAAGAATCCCGGTGGCATGGGCACATGGGCGAACCGCGCGATCACGTCCCAATGCAGGTCGACGGCGTTCAGCTCGATATGCGCCACGGCATGCAGCAGCGCGATCCGCCCCTCGGGCGTGCCGGGCTTGCGGCGCGGCACGTCGCGCGGGTGCTTCAGCTCCGGCCGCGCGGGCCGGGCGGGACGGTCGGGCGGATCGGCCGTGCCGATCTCGGGCAGGGCGCCCTCGGCTCGCG includes:
- a CDS encoding penicillin-binding protein 1A, which translates into the protein MFVLATVGAVFSAVTLGIIAAALTVGAILWMYGRDLPNHEQLASYTPPTISRIYSGEGRLMDEFAQERRLFAPADEIPDLVKQAFISAEDKNFYRHAGYDPMGMVAAAVTAARGGRLRGASTITQQVMKNFLLSSDRSAERKVKEIILASRIEETLSKEDILELYMNEIFLGQNSYGVAAAAQTYFNKPLADLTLEEAAYLAILPKAPSDYHPVRQVERAIDRRNFVLREMWENGYITRAEMERAQLAPLLTVQSGHYPPFRAQLPPRDYFTDEIRRQLTRDFGEEEFFTQGFTVRATVDAEMQSVAARALRDALESFDRSRGIWRGTGKTLPAETLAEEAAWRDALSGADVARDIDLGGRWHPAVVLDVAEQSLTLGVEDVDGTVAIPRDDISWMRGDFFENFEPGDVVHTRRTEGDAGWTLRQVPEVQGGFMAMDVNTGRVIAMQGGFSYQHSVFNRATQATRQPGSSFKPFVYAAALDSGYQPNTIVVDAPIEIDQGNGEIWRPTNASNRFYGPSPLRTGIERSRNLMTVRLAQDVGMGVVGSYAERFGVYDRMDRLLANSLGSQESTLYKMVAAYAMFANGGERVEPTLVDRIQDRYGRTVYQHDKRDCADCEQFASLTDGFGPRIVSNRERVMDPITAYQLTSMMTGVVERGTASRTVNLPVPIAGKTGTTNDSKDVWFIGFSSQIVAGCYIGYDRPRSMGSGASGGGMCGPVFQAFMEEAIEKYGGGPFEVPEGGHFVKIDRYSGAVLPESSTGEHVVAEYFRDGEDPFSGLGSGLIIDGGFAMAGDLPLFGRGEGEEEGGGSTQVQTSTGRTVVVPERATFGSLSSGGLY
- the prfB gene encoding peptide chain release factor 2 gives rise to the protein MRAEVQNNVEAIGKSIALLKRRLDWETAPHRLEEFNAMIEDPTLWDDPARAQKLMRDRQGLMDAMESITTLERDTSDNVEMIELGEAEDDTEVVAEAEAAIARLVDKAAEKELEALLDGEADGNDTFLEINAGAGGTEACDWAEMLQRMYVRWANKRGFDVELQAQEMGGEAGIKSASYKISGKNAYGWLKSESGVHRLVRISPFGKGTRETSFASVWVYPVVDDNIDIDVAPNEIRIDTYRSSGAGGQHVNTTDSAVRITHIPTGIVVTSSEKSQHQNRDIAMKALKSRLYQMELDRRNAEINAAHEAKGDAGWGNQIRSYVLQPYQMVKDLRTGYETSDTSGVLDGDLDAIMASVLASNASGKSRADAVAE
- a CDS encoding glycosyltransferase, yielding MSDDMRTPPLPRGGVSRLPGLEGRIPDGTRAAVVLTTIGSLGDLYPVLSLARALEVLGVEARLALSPEDCDMARRWGLLATPVGPSQAEVCAALGVTRDEVAAQILHDPGPLISKVAIPMLPEMVEALRPLCVDAAAVTGTTFALNAPLAAELAGKPYVPLTLQPMLTLSALDPPRARGFGLAVRAPQGAVARAWNRALMTAGRGVLTLRHRRGLNRVRAGMGLPRFDGTPLLDHAGDVPLRLGHWSERFAPLPADAHPDLRLTGFPPPPVGDLPDALAAFLDAGPAPLVVTLGSIAQGLNGPDFWQEAVAMARAMGLRAVLLHGAAEVPGGPDLMALPYAPHAPLFPRAAAILHHGGMGTSAEALRSGRPQLVVPVGGDQPDNAARLADLGVAVTLSRKNFDAEAGEAALTGLLSRFDYPGAAELGEEIAAEDGAATGAALIAGIMRLPQREGLRVV
- a CDS encoding bactofilin family protein; the protein is MFSKSKLNQPGGDAEKPNAPQGGTAPAAPPSKPAGLELGAGSQAMKPKVPPSSLSADLVVKGDLKTSGDIQIEGEVEGNIQAHLLTVGEGATVRGEVIADDIVVNGRVVGRVRGLKVRLTSTARVEGDIIHKTIAIESGAHFEGAVQRQDDPLGQAGKPRSPQAQAQAASASGQSAPAKPEPSKS
- a CDS encoding M23 family metallopeptidase; its protein translation is MKQRLSDRLNARLERHLPEQRLFLKSDDGTRFVRMRPVTQFAILGGGALALGWMVVVTSFFLIGAVTSGSTRDQAERAQLAYETRLQALSDERDARTREAEQALERFYAALEEVSKMQGELLESEQRVRELETGIEVIQRTLRRTVAERDAARAETEAALARLDNAPEAAARAERLAADAQATASALAEVLDATALERDEAVVVARGADAEIDRMEAMAELVADRNDRIFARLEEAVQVSLEPLEKVFERSGISPDAILDTVRRGYSGQGGPLEPLVLSTRGEPASEDLDTQRANRLLNRLEEVELYRIAAESLPLAHPVPGPHRRTSGFGPRWGRMHSGMDFAGPRGSEIRATAEGVVTHAGWLSGYGKLVKIRHPLGFETRYAHLNSISVRTGQRVSRGERIGGMGTTGRSTGVHLHYEIRRGGQALNPVTFINAGQDVF
- a CDS encoding ferritin-like domain-containing protein, whose product is MAVEVLTTADARAKTALSRRYAAAWQAARAEGALPEIGTADPPDRPARPARPELKHPRDVPRRKPGTPEGRIALLHAVAHIELNAVDLHWDVIARFAHVPMPPGFFDDWVRAADEESKHWGLMAECLEAAGSHYGALAAHAGMWRAAEETAGDLLARLAVVPMVLEARGLDVTPGMIEIFRKAGADDAVAALETIYAEEVSHVAYGSKWFHFLCGRHDLDPKDVFHDLVRRYFHGPLKPPFNEEKRAEAGLPPDFYWPLSETG